ttgagaggtggtagatataggaattccgcagccgatcaacggttggatcttccaaagaacgtccgagctagaagctggacaccacgccctaaactcatccagattcccgtccagatttgacagggctccggtatatcatggattgccagagattcctacaccggaactcgacgaaatttttcatggttgttgtagactcaattccacacaattACACCAAAGTGATCgttaaaaagacacttgaggaggcggtggcggcggacacaagtttgttgtccagaaaaacagcacgatcgcccgagggcaatgttgacgttgagcccccgggctcctggatgattcctccatgatcttgatagagatcggagttgatgtttataaaggccctcatccgaacatgatgattggaggtagggcgcagtccttggtcaaaccaaggtgaccagtcgagctggtgcgaAGATGCCAaaatcgcagttgatctgcaggcgagccatcaaccttttgctgaacacacagcgaaactctcaatgaaagcaccaatgtcggtgtcaaaaccggcggatctcgggtagggggtcccgaactatgcgtctaggcggatggtaacaggagacaagggacacgatgtttttacccaggttcgggccctctcgatggagataaaaccctactcctgcttgattaatattgatgatataggtagtacaagagtagatctaccacgagatcagagaggctaaactctagaagctagcctatggtatgattgttgttttatatcctctatcgactagcctggcctcggtttatataatgcaccagaggcttaggataacaagagtcctagccgaatacgctggcggggaggagtccttgtcttgatcgccaagtcttgtggaatcttccttgtatgcggcagttgtccgaactggcccatgagtatacggtcatgggggtcctcggcccaatctaacagatcgagagatgacgtggtgagtaccccctagtccaggacaccgtcaaccaccctgaccgcactactgcggtcgggtgcttgccgttgttggtctcaccaacaatctgcaacgtcaaggtgacgaagatgctggttgacggcggggccggtctgaacatgatctcgcctgttgtgatcaagaggctgcagatccctgatggagacctcgaggagacgggcacgttctaaggggtcaacccagggaggagccagccgaaggggaaggtcacgttgcccgtgacgtTCGGAGGCGAGCTAAACCACAGAACGGAGAGGATTatcttcgatgtagccgagatccccttgccctacaataggatcctcggccgcccgacgcTAGCCAAGTTCACGTtggcttcacattacgcctacaacatgctgaagatgcccgggccgatgagcatcatcaccgtcccctccgacaagaaagatgcgttgatttgcgctgaccaactctatcgggaagcagttgcagcagctgccgccaaggcacctgctccagCCGACGGAGCCTCgagagggaagaagaccggcgagacccctggcacctactctggcaagcgcacctcttcggggtgttgcgctcccgttgaggaaGTGACAGAGAGCTCCGctagcaagagcaagaagtccagagccgcaccaccagaaaccaagaaggtgcccgtcaaggaggacggtgcGGGGGGagattttaccataagctccaccctcgacggcaaataggaaagcgagctcgtcactttcctgcgggcaaatgtcgatgtgtttgcatggcaagcctccgacatccccagcgttcccaaggaagtgattgagcaccatcttgttgtctgtcctcatgcgcggcccgtcaagcagaaggtcaaaaagcaagctctggaaaggtagaagttcatcacggaggagatcagaaaactagaggcggcaggcttggtaagaggagtactccatccgacgtggttggccaatccggtagtggtgcgcaaggcaaacaggaagtggaggttgtgtattgactacacagacatcaataaggcttgtccaaaggatcccttcccgttgccacgcattgaccagattgttgactccacggctgggtgtgacatgttatcattcctcgacacctactcgggataccaccaaatcttcatgacgaaagaggacgagaagaagacagcattcatcaccccatgtggtacgtattgctttttacggatgtctttcaggttgaagagtgctgactcaacctttgcaagagcagtctaaATTGGTTTTGaggcccagctacatagaaatatggaagcttatatggatgacatagtggtcaaaaccaaggacaaagcaacactcgtgcaagatctggaggaaacatttgcaaacctgcgcaagatcaacctcaaattgaaccctgagaagtgtgtcttcggtgtcccgtctggcaagcttcttgggttctttgtgtcccagcgcgggattgaagcaaaccaaGATAAGATCAAGGACTAGCAGTAGCGTTGTttcggaaacgcgctatagctaagttagctatagcgcgttttagcaAAACACGCTGCTACTATAGGAAGCAGTAATTTCTTTTATTTAtccttacattttctttttttcatttctctgtTTCCTACTTCTATCATTTTCATTtacttatatttttttcatttttcttttctttcttagcaGTAGCACTCTACGCAGGAAACGCGCTGCAACAATGACCATAGTGGTAGCGCGCTTTGCGCGGAATCACTACTACTACTCCTAGCCTACCCGCCAACACGGTGGGAATTATAGTGGTAGCGCTTTTTTctgtacacgcgctactgctatagttgaAGCTATAGCGCGCTTTCCTTGAACGCGCTACTACAAAGTAGCAGCAGCGCCCTAttttaaccagcgctactgctatacctctgtgtatagacttttccctagtagtgtggggacacaaaagactctttgttattttgttgcagggttgcttgagagagaccatcttcatcctacgcctcccacggattgataaaccttaggtcatcaacttgagggaaatttgctactgtcctacaaacctctgcacttggaggcccaacaacgtctacaagaagaagattgtgtagtagacatcagaggggAGGAGGAAGTaggagggaggagggagtacctcagtGGACGTGAGGCACAAGATCtccagcggcggtggcggcggacgacGGGGGCGCGGGGGGAGAGAGTACTGAGTGAGAGGGAGAGTAAGGGGTCTCCGTCGCGTGGGGGACGATAATGTAGGGATAGTAATAGCGCGTGTcgaagaaaagcgctactactacagAGAATATCAGTAGCGCGCTATctggatacgcgcggctactaagtGGGGCTACCCATTATGCCCCAGTTcaaacttagcagcagcgcctttcgctaaaacgcgctgctgctgaaaggatagcagtagcgcgtcttactgacacgcgctactagtaagtagcagcagcgcctcattttacccagcgctactgctaagattctgtgtataagcttttctctagtagtgatgCTTTCAGACTTCATTTTGTTTCTTCCTTTTTTTCAGTTGTCGGTTTTTTGTTTACTTTTTATACAAAATtttgtttttttccagtttttcataaaagaaaaattcaTCAAACCATATTAACataagatctagttttgaagatctaatGATGAAAATAGTTCCGATTCGTGAAGTGGCACACATGGTTCAAAAGATTAAATGTTTTAAATAAACGAATCTATAAAGAAAGGGAAAACTCTCGGGTTACAACAAGTGACACACATGCAGTGCGCCGCTTGTCACCGCGTGAGAACATGGATGACCTTTGCGATGGGTAACCCTTAACTAGTTATTTCACATAACCATGGACAAGTAAAAAGAAAAAGGTCACACTCCATAGGCAACTGGGCCGGCCCGAAAAAAACTGTACACACACGCACTCTCCTCACTGGGTGAAACCTATTCCCCACATAGGTCGGGAAATAGTGATCAACCGCGTACCCTCCTGCACACCACGCCCTGTGTTTGGGATGACCCATTCCAGTTTAGTTCCCCACCGTTTTTATCTTTTGTGAATTGTTCTTTCAAACTCTTGAAGTTCTTCCAACTCTGCAAATGTTTTTTCAAATTGTTCGAAATCATGCACACTTTACTAAGATCGTGAATAGTtttaaaattcgtgaacattttataAGTACGTAATTTGTTTTTAAAATATATGAAAAAATAAATTCGAGAACATTGTTCTAAATTCTTGAACATTTATTGAATTCATGAACAGTTTTTGaactcacaaacattttttgaatatgttaaAATTTCTTGTTTTTGGTGAATgtttttaaaattgtgaacattttgaattcacaaacattctttaaattatgaatatttttttaGAACCCTGAATTATGAATATTTTTTTTTAATTCATTAATATTTTTTATTCATGATTTCTTTTTGAATTACAAATATATTTCAAAATCTAGGAAAAATTTAATGTATTACTAGTATATAAGTTCAGAAAACAAAATACGGAAAGTTCAAACAAAAATGTGTGGTAAAAAAAGTGAGCACTAAAAGAATACCAACAAGAATTTTCATCAGGGAGTGTGAATTTTAAAAAAATAGTAGAAGTCCAAATATTTTACTACTTGAAGTTCAACATTAGAAGAAAAAACGAGGGATTTTTCATTATACACAACTTGGAGAAAAAGTTCGTTAGTATACATCTGAAAAGCTCATATACTAAGTCCTAGTAAGttcaaataatgcaaaaaaaaacaATGAGTTCACATGATAATAATTCTTGAACCCATACAAGTTCAGAGATCATACACAATCAGTTCTGACAAgaattattttaaaaatattcaaatCTAAATAATATTTCATTTAGATTAGTTCACGTTTTCATCCTGAGGTAGTTCAAAAAAATTGCCCAAAAGAAATCCACCATTCAATTCGGAGTTTCAGAAAACAAAAACTTGATGCCATATGGTGTTTTTAAAATAGCTCGTAAATCATGATGAATTTAAAAAATGGTTAAACATGAAAAAGGCCCTACTGTTATGTTcaatagctttccaatggtatattataTACTCCATTCCGAATAAACGAATCAAAAGTTTGATGTACCTAGATCGATGCAAATTTCACCTTATTCAAATCTCCTCTTAACCAGTGATGAATTCAGAAAACTGTTCAACACGGAAAAGTTCAGCATCTTCAATATATTTTCAACCCCCTTTTCTCTTACTGAATTAACTAATTCATTTCCTTGTTACTTTTAGGGGAATTCGTGCTTACTCAGCATTTCACGAGTTTCTTACGACATAATTTATTTGATTAATAGATCAAGAACCAAACCACCCCATTTTTATGAAAAAGAAGAATACCTATTTTGTTTTGCCGGCTACCGCTATTTGATGCgttatatcatttgctcaatttcAATATACAATTGAAAAGACACTTGACCTAAGGATGTAACGGATACATGCCAAAAACTGACTGTGTGTAACCAGAGAACATACAAATTCGCTACCAGCCGAATTTCAGCCGTGGAGCACCCTTGGATGGCTACCCCATTTAAGGGGTTAGGACGCTGCTAAAAGAAATCCCAACTCAAGATATCTCCCTTTGGGTACTATCCTGATAATGAGCTTGAAAAGTGACTACGAATGCATCCGATGCTTCCTGGACTAATGGTCTCGGATGAGTTGATGCTCCCATTTATCAAAAGATAGTTGGGAAAAAGCTTGAATAAGATGAGGCCGGATGATACTCTTTAGACCCTACGCCATTTGAGAAAAAACACATACTCATTCACGAACTGACGAGAAAAGGCTTTGTCAATGAGTATCTATACAGTCTTTGGGGGGAGGGGGGTGTTGTATGCCGTATGGGCATGCATGGACCTAGACACCCAATGAGTGTCTAGTGTCCCACGGGTCCTATACCTAGTCGTACATAGGCGCATACTCGGGAGGGATAAGGACGTGGGCGCTAAGTCATGATTTCAACTATTAAAGGAAATATGTTCCCCTTCCGACGATACCTACTTAATTACCATCACAAATCAACCTATACAAAGGGTAGGCGAGTCCCAGAAGAGCATCTGATTTTTATTTGCCTAGAACCTAGGTTTTAGTAGATTGGATCCACCTCATTATGATTCTTCCCTTGATTAATAGAACTCCACAAACATGAGGTATGAAATTTTATTTACCCATCTAAGGGTAATCCAGGGAAAACCACCGCGTCACTGTCATGGTTATTGAGATCTCTTGAGGCACCAGCCCTTCCCTCTACTGTCTTCCACGGCATCATGTAGGTCGTAAGATCGGTAGTGTATTAATCATCGAAAGAGGGCGTGTGGAACCATTGCTATGCTTGTGAGAGGACGCAAGTGCAAGAGGCAATGCGAGTGAGGGGTCGGGTGGAGCGAAACTTTTTCTGGAGGGACGACCGGCACATTTCTTTTTGTGGAGTTACATTTCACCGTATAATAATGATTTGTTTGCCCTATAATAATGGTTTGGTTTTTATACATgactatttttgaaaaaaataggaTTAACTTTAAACTGAATCCGGGAAGATCCCCTTACCCAGAGAAGATGTGAAATTAAGATGTGACACATGTATAAAAAGATAGGATTTTTATACATGACTACTTTTTGTGGACTTTGAAATTAAGATGTGACACAAATAAATTTAGAGTTCTTTTTGGATTGTGCTTAATAAGCtgctaaaaaaataaaagaaaaagacgaAAAGAAGTGGACCAGAAATCCCCATCGTTTTCCTCGGATACCTTCCTTGTCTTACTCGCCGCCGGTACGCCTCTTTACTCCCCGCCGAGGCTCGCCGTACTCTCCTCAGTCCGACCGACCGACCGAGGCCCACCGCGGCTCGACCTGTCGCTGCCGGTGccctacctctcctcctccgctgcaccgcacaccccctctgccctTCACGCGCCGCCATCGCCGTTTCCCTCCCCCCTGCCCGGTCCGCAATTCCGGCCTCTGCTTTCCGAGGTTAAACTCCATTGACGCCATCGAGAAATTCTTGGTGCACACCGGATCCGCCCTTGTCCCCAGTAAAAGAAGCAACTTTTTGTTTTTGTGTTTGTTTTGGGGGGTGGCTAGGGGGCTTGACTTCTTCTGAAAACTTGTTAGAGAAAATTCTGTTTTAATTGGGCTTCTCCTTGTGTTTTGCAGTTTACAATGGGGAACATTCTCACTTTCATGCCTGGAACAACTGCAGTGGCGAATCATTGCCATCACCAGGAGCAACTCCACCCAGGagccaccagcagcagcagcaggatagCAGGCCGTCAGTTTGAACCGCTGAGCATTCTGGCTTTCAGGGCTATGTCTGAGCATATAGTAAGTAGTGAAGCATTCTGTCAAGAGCAGATAGTCGACAGCCGGTTCCAGCTGCTGAGCATTCTGGTTTGCGGAGCAATCCATGACAAGGGAATTACAGGAAACGATCCATTCAAACTGTGTGGCATTCTCATCTGTGGAGTTTTGTCTGACTACATCCGTCACGACGCAGAGGAACCAGCGATTGATCTGCTTGGAGACCTTCCAGAGGTACCACGCTAAAATCTCGTGCTCCAGCCCGTCTGTTGGTCGCGGATTACTAGTTTCTACTTGTGTGCAACTACATTATATTTTTTGTTCTGCAGGACGTGTTATGCACAATTTTATCAAAGTTGCCTCTGGAAGATGCTGTAAGAACCAGTGCCGTATCAAGGAAATGGAGATACTTGTGGACGGTTTGTCCTAAGCTGAGTTTCGATGGAAATAAAATATGTGGCAAGAATAATCATGAGAAAAGAGTGTATAATCTAGTGTTCAGTCACATTGTTAATAGGGTCCTGGGACAGTGCAGTGGCAAGTTGGTTGAAGAGCTTGAAATCAAAATTGAGTTGAACCAGATGTTGGTTGAACATCTTGATAATTGGTTTCGTTTTGCTGTATCATCACGGACAAAGGCACTAGTTTTTGATTTAGCACGAGAACAGCGTCAACCCCCAGGTTGTGTTGATCGGTACAAATTTCCATTTGAGCTTTTAGACGAGGACAGTATATGCCGTCTACAGAAACTTCATCTTAGCTTTGTAGATTTCCAGCCACCAATGCATTTTAGTGGTTTCCCTAACCTAAGGAAGCTTGATCTGAGCATAGTGAATGTCAGTGGGAAGGATATTCAACATATGTTGTCAAACTGCTGTAACCTAGAGTGGCTGAGTATTGTTAGATGCCATTTCAATGGTGAACTAAAGGTTAACGGCCCACTGCCTCACCTGCTATACTTGAAAATTGCTTCCTGCAGATTAAAAAATATAGCATTCCATGCCGTGAACCTTGCGACTTTCGAATACAGAGGAGTGGCGGTGCCTATTGACCTCGGTAAATCATCGGAACTGAAATTTGCAAACATATATTATTTTGGAGACACTCTTGAGCACACTATTACCGTGCTTGCTAAAGTTCTTACAAGTGTGCAACATCTTACCCTCAATGCAGGCTGTAAATCACCAGAGGTTTGCTCTTCAACCATCTTTTATATCGTGGATCATCCCATTATATTATATTATCGTGGCATGACCTTTTGGTTTTCTATCTTTCAGGTTCCCTGTTTGATGTCTTACCCATGCAAGTTTTCTCGGATGACATACTTACAATTGAGGTTGGCCTATGTCAAAGAATTCGACAGCTTGTCGTTGGTCTCTTTTCTGAGGTCTGCTCCTTTAATTGAAAAGTTAGAGCTGCACGTAAGTACCCATATGGTTTTTTGGCTGATAGTCTATACATTTCTTATTAGTATTACTACATTATAGCTTCTGTCAAGGCACTACACATCTCATATTTTAACCATAGAAATGTCATGCTTACAACTGAAAAGCATATTTGTCTGAGTATAAAACGTGATGAGCCAAGTTATGCTGGACAATTTCTTTTTATCTTTGTTGTTGCACATACTGTCTTGGANNNNNNNNNNNNNNNNNNNNNNNNNNNNNNNNNNNNNNNNNNNNNNNNNNNNNNNNNNNNNNNNNNNNNNNNNNNNNNNNNNNNNNNNNNNNNNNNNNNNNNNNNNNNNNNNNNNNNNNNNNNNNNNNNNNNNNNNNNNNNNNNNNNNNNNNNNNNNNNNNNNNNNNNNNNNNNNNNNNNNNNNNNNNNNNNNNNNNNNNNNNNNNNNNNNNNNNNNNNNNNNNNNNNNNNNNNNNNNNTTTTTGTTCAGTTTAAATCTTTCATAAA
Above is a window of Triticum dicoccoides isolate Atlit2015 ecotype Zavitan chromosome 5B, WEW_v2.0, whole genome shotgun sequence DNA encoding:
- the LOC119312943 gene encoding F-box/FBD/LRR-repeat protein At1g13570-like gives rise to the protein MGNILTFMPGTTAVANHCHHQEQLHPGATSSSSRIAGRQFEPLSILAFRAMSEHIVSSEAFCQEQIVDSRFQLLSILVCGAIHDKGITGNDPFKLCGILICGVLSDYIRHDAEEPAIDLLGDLPEDVLCTILSKLPLEDAVRTSAVSRKWRYLWTVCPKLSFDGNKICGKNNHEKRVYNLVFSHIVNRVLGQCSGKLVEELEIKIELNQMLVEHLDNWFRFAVSSRTKALVFDLAREQRQPPGCVDRYKFPFELLDEDSICRLQKLHLSFVDFQPPMHFSGFPNLRKLDLSIVNVSGKDIQHMLSNCCNLEWLSIVRCHFNGELKVNGPLPHLLYLKIASCRLKNIAFHAVNLATFEYRGVAVPIDLGKSSELKFANIYYFGDTLEHTITVLAKVLTSVQHLTLNAGCKSPEVPCLMSYPCKFSRMTYLQLRLAYVKEFDSLSLVSFLRSAPLIEKLELHFCNAAYVRLVQEPEPMRKLSERLFNDMKSLHITGFEACKGEVEFLLHMVENAPALEFLCIDHSYQYPIEGFRKDKELDVDLLHTTTRRHLKGKISPNCTLILL